TTGAAAGTCCCCACTGACACATGACTGCATGTTAGGGTAGAGACGGATGATTTCTCTGGGGTCCAGTTCACCTTTACTGTTCAAATTGGTAATGAGTATTGATCTGTGTTAAACTTCAGTGTACACAAGTCAGCAGAAAAGACACACTATTCACAAAATCCACATACTATTACTGCGCTGTTGGCTTGGATTTATTTAGCATGTTTTGAATTTGGAATGACATGTAGGTTTGGTTTCATTCTCACATGAATAGATCCCTGGCCTCGGAAAAACCCTCCTggtaaaaatgaacaaatccAGCCAGGCAAGTTATGGCCTTCTGCAGCTCCTGCCAGTAAAAAATATTCTCTTACACCAGGCACACATGGCATTAACATATTTAATGCATGAATATGTGAACTGAAATTGTTGAGGCATAAGACTGTGCGAGTACTCTCAAATCTGTTACAGTTCAGGATATTCAAAAAGCAAATAACCAAACAAATTATTACTCATTAGTGAATTAATTCTAACACCATGACCTTTAACCTGTAACCTGCGATATGGTGCAGCTTACACAAAATCTCAGACACCATCTGCTGCCCTTAGATGCATTCAACCAACTGGAATACACCTACAATAGCTGCTCACAGGAATGTAGTTAAATATTATTGcggataaatatttaattaaacagCTGGCAGCCAGCTGGGTTTGTAATGCATGCATAATATATACAAAGCATTGGTATGTATTAATCTATAACATGTCTAATTAAAGCAGCTCTGAATACTGCCACGTATACAAAAAAATGCTACGACAACATCGTCTTACAGCTACATCCTATAAGCTGTAAAATTGTACTTTTATGCAACTTTTTGACTCTTTATACACATCTAGGCTAATTATCTTAAACAGGACGAGTTAATCCGTGttacttttttcttcattagCTATTACCAAGCTCAAATACTAAATTGGAGCATCAAAATTGATTTTCAATCACAGAAAATTGGTCAAATTGTAAAGGTAGGTAAATTGTGGTTAAGAAAGGAGAAATACATGTGTCTGTCATTTAATTATCGTTTAGTTATCGTcagacattttgatttgaacaatttaagaagaaaaacacagcctATTTGTTTGGAGACTTAGATTTAAGAGCAGGGACACATTTGCTTCTAGCTGTGTGTCCATAAATTGCATTTCACCTGATATGACTCAAGTGGATGACGACTTTGAACTCCGTCCAACAGCAATAAGGCCTCCTCAAACCTCTCGTGCCCTACAAGTGTCTGGATCTGCTCGTCCAACGGCACCAGGCACAGACTGAAAATGCCTCTTTCTGTGAATACTAACACACCATCTGAGGGGAGATTTGCATTTTCGGTTTTCAGAAACACTCTAGGAACAGTAAGTGCAAGAATGACTGAATCAgtgcaaacagagacagacaaggCTACATCCTCTAAACCAAAACTACCATTTGGCAGGCTATTGGTCTACAATCTGCCAGGATTAAGCATTGAATTAATGTTGCACAGTTTACCTGATGTGGAGAGCAGACCTTTCGCTCCGCTGAGACTCACAGTCTGTTTGTGTTGCTGATCTAATATGCTGTAGACAGACAACACTTGGGGCTGTAGGGTTAGGATGTAAGGGAAACATACTCCAGCTGCCAGCACCTCCTGAGGCCACTGCAGGGGAGGGCGCTGGCATATCCCGATCTTCATCACAAACATGCCTGAGGGATAAGGATAGAGAAATGATATCTTGGCTAAACAAATGTCCTCTGGCTAGATGGCTATATGGAGGAGAGATATGAGATGATTAACTATATAGCTGATTTGGAAAAGAAGCatataatgacacatttacatgCCTGTACTTAACAGTCTGTAGAACAACTTGCGCCATAAACATTTTGGCAGCTCTTACCCAAAGATTCAGGCCCATTGAGAAGGAATTCCCCTTGTCCCACCGAGGTAACAATGATATGCTGCCTGCTGTGATTGTGAGGAAAGAGCTCCTCATTGCTCCCAGTTTTTATATCACACAGGAGATACTTGTCAGTAGTAGCTACACATAGAGTTGTGCCATCTATAGCCAAGGCTAAAGGGTCCTGGAAGAGAGGGACTTCCTTCACAACCTCCCACCTGTCCACTCCCACCACGTGGATCCGGATCAATTTCCTGCGGCTTGAGGAAGTCACCATCTCCACACTTGCAGACTGAGCTGTGAGTTGTGATTGGCATATCTCAAACAAAGAAACATACTGGATCTTTTTCAGACCTGAAACAGGCTCTAAGGAGAACATGTTAAGGGCAGTAACACTCCGGTCCCACAGGACCAGCAGATGGTTGAAAAGTGGGACTGCCCTCAGGTGGGCCACTGGGTTGCTTGAGCCTAGTTTTCTTGTCCTACCTTCTCTGGTTTTGCTCTGGCCAGGACCCAGGTGTCCATTTGTGCTACTGGAAAGAATGAGGTGCTGGACTGTTGCATCTTTGGTCCCTATATACACATTTCGGTCATAGCACTCAAGGCAGTGGATGCTGGATTTGTCCTTTTCTTTAGGAGCTGCTTGCTTTACATAGACATCTGTTTGTGTGAAGGCTTTAAAAGCCATTGCAGAAATGCCAGCCTTTGATTGTGCAGTTCAAGTCAAGTGTTGCTTAAGTAATAGTTCACTAATAAGAAGAGAGGAAGTCAATCAGTAGAAATACTTTTCACCgtaaaaaaaccaacaacctTACAAAAAGATATTGCGTAAATGAGCAATAGAGCCTCTTCTGTGAAATCTATAAAACAAGACGTCCCTACCTTGGTGCTGTGCCTCTTTGATTCCTTCACAAGCCTGTGAAGTGTAAAGTAGTTTCACCTCCCCATGTGACTGTATCCTGACAGGAAATCTATGTCAGCATTTTACACCGCTCATCCTGCCATGTGAGGACACTTACACAACTCATTCAGCAGCCTCGAAAGAAAACTCTTTTACAAGTATCAAAACAATAGGTATGGTGAAGAAGACGGATATTTTGAGGCGCCCACAGTTACGGTCACTTGTGTTCTTGGCTCATGTGGGGACCAAAATGCAGCTTTGGTCAGTGGATAATGGACAAGTAGACAAGCAAGTGATCTGTTGATCAAACCATGTATGGTCGTCCTTAGTTTGTTTACAATCTCAGTGAGAAGGGTGTGATGAGGTCAAGAGGCAACATAAACACACCAGAGGTTTGTTTTACAGCATGATTGCGAGAGGGTACAGTACAGTCATAAAAATGAACTGCTTTTCAAACCTACCATCACAGCTATATTTGTCACACTGAACTTTGTGTCTGCTCTCCTCATCAGGGAATTTTATATGAAATTACTTATGCAGACTCCTCTTCTGGATGGAGCAGAATAATAAGGATGAGCAACAGCAGGCCTAGAATGAGGTAATATGCACTTCCATTTTAGTAACATCTTTATTGGAGCAACCTTAAGCGTGTTAAGTATTTCACATGTGAACATCATACATCGTGCACCATCTTTTGTTTCCTCAGtatgaacacatttttcatttaggcaATCATAACCAACATAGCTTATAATAGCATTCAggagaaatatatttaaagtgaaACCTGTATTTGAGGGAAATGTGTTTAGGGCTGATTAGTTTTACTAATTAGTAATGCATTGCTCTCATGGTTATTCTTATATAGCATGTCAGAAaatagacaaaaagaaaagtatacACTCCTGAATGTTTAGGATTTTGATGACTGAAATGATAATTCAATCATCAAAATAGTTTTAGATGAATTTCCTGtcgactgactgattgattgatttactaTAACTCTAATATGTTTACAACTTAACTTTAACATTGTCAAAAGTGACAAGTGTTTGTGGTGAAAAAATTACATTATGAATAAAGccataaagaaaagaaacaaataaaacatctttatagAAACATCacaggttttgtgtgtgtgtgtgtgtgtgtgtgtgtgtgtgtgtgcgtgtgtgatcATAATGGTCATTTATAACCCCAAAATAAGCATTTGACATTCAAAGTTTGTTTATGCATCAgccatgctgggaaaaaatatTCATGAATCCTCAATATCTGTATCAAAATATGATGTCTTGATGTCATGAGGATGAAGCTGTGACTGCTTGGTGGAAAGGTCACTTCTCCCTCCCACAGTCGGTGCACAAGATGTTGTCGCGCTGGGTGAGGAAGCCACGTCCCACCAGTGACATAGCGCAATGCATGCAGGTGAAACACTCGCTGTGCCACTGACGCTCCTCAAAGGAGATGTACTTGGCCCCTGCCAGACCTGAACACATCAAACAAAGATCCATGTGTTTACATAAAATGCAGGCAAATGTGAGATCTTCACCTTGTTTGTCTGACAGTTCCTACACAAGTGCAAAGAATGGCCTTAAAAATTAGCTGCATGAGCTGCATAGACGGTGCcagaatgaatgaaagcatGAGTGCAGCCAGTGACTCACTGGTGATGGGCTTTGTACAACCCACGCACTTCTTTGCATACAGGTTGCTGAAGCATCCGAGGCAGTAGGGGTAGTTCTCCTTGGAGGTGAAGCGCTGACCCGACAGCTGCTTTCTGCAGCCGATGCATAGGAAACACTCACGGTGCCAGGGCTTCTCTTGGTAGGTCACTCCACCTGTTGTGATGGCCTAGAGGTAACAGATACCCAGGCAAGGGTGAAAGAACACACAAAGataaacaaacattaatctTTCTAAGCATCCCTTTTTAACACAGCCACAGTGTAagtaatattaactataccAGAGTCAGGGGGATTTACTGCAGCACTCAATAAATACAACAGTCAGCTGTTACCCTACCTTCTTACAAGCACAGCACTGGTAGGCAAACTGCTTCTCAAAGCAGGGCACACAGAAGTAGCCGGCATCTTTGGGGATGAAGGACTTGGTTCCTATTGGCTGCTGGCAGCGGTGGCACAGGAAGCAGGTCTCATGCCAGCTGTTCCCCTTGTATTCCATTTTGCGGGAACCTGGCACGAGGGACGAGAGCAGCTTAGTCAGCATATGGTACCTTTATGACTGAAAGACTGCAGCCCAAGGGAGAGGACAATATTGATAATACTGGAAAGAATTTAGGGAAAGGGAGATATTGCATTATTGCATTAGtctaatgttttatgttgtaaaaTTTTGTTATGTATGAATGTTAGTCTTCTTCTCTGCATCAATAACAATTAATGACAtaactattatattattatgaaaaTTATTGTTTGTGATGAAAGAATCTCACCAGAAGATCAATTTATTAATTGTTCTGAAGCTTTTTGTCATATAATTGATATCTCAGTTAAGTTAACATTGAGACAACTGGGCAACTCTACCTGCTGAGGAAGATCATGGGATATGATCAGCCTCAGAAGGAATAGACTATGTGGTGAGGGTGTTTTGTCAATCCCGgcttgtaaaatgttttttcccctgCAAAACTCAATCACTCAAATCAATTTGGGCCTAACCATATaccaaatgtattaaattacCAGCATTATGAATCTCTTACCAACCTAAATGTACTTATctgtaataattatatataatcatTTTGGGACACATTTCATTGTTTCTACCATTTAGATATTTTTAACAAGAGAGATGTAACATGTTAGTGAATGTTAGTGAGTTATAGAAGTGCTGGATGTCATTTTGTTTCCACTGGAtggagccaggctagctgtgtCTGCCTGTTTCTGGTCCTTATGCTAAGCTTAAAtgtcttctgttttattatacagatatgagagtggtattaaTCTTTTAATGTAACCCTTAGAAAGAAATACCTTTATTAGgacaaacaaatacaatttaaaaaatagtttgtttAGTAGCTATTGTGGGCTGATGTTTGTATCACTTGATCCTCATCAGCAGATGAAGTTTGGACATTTATCTTGGGTTTGTTAATGGTTAAacatccatttctttctttcaacttTAAAGACTTCAGATCCATGTTGACTAGAAAGTTAATTTGTAACCCTGGTAACCGTGAAACAGAATGAATGacagaaagctccagaacagctaaatggaccttgtggtgagattgttttgtcaattAATGTTTCCAAAGTAAATATGACAATGTATCAGCAAATAGATATTAGGCGATATTGTCAAGCCCtgttcatcatcattaccatcatccTCACAGCATATACCTGGCATGACGGTTTTCTTGCAGGTAGTACACTTGGAGGAGTAATCAAGGGCGTAGCACTCCGTGCAGAGCAACAGATCATCCTTGGCTGCGAAGGCCTTTTCCACAAGAGAGCGGTTGCACTTGGCACAGTTGAAGCACTGCTCATGCCAGTGGCGATCCTTATAGGacagatcctgtcaacatttaAGATAGCATTTACTGCACTGATATGCACAACTAGGATTGATCGAAGTATGCAAGTTAAAGTAGAAATAAAGAGTTCATGTCcataacaaacataaacatacacaaacacaattttcaTTCAAACATCACTGACTTCAAAACATAATTCACAGGCCATCATTGTTATCTCCTTACCTTGCAGTTACAGCCAATTGGTGAAGAGCAGCCGTCACAGCAGTTAGCAAACAGGTTCTCATAGCACTTAGTGCAGTACTGCGTGTCCTCTTTCATTATGTACTTCTTTCCCAGCAGGGAGTCTTTGCAGTAATGGCAGTCGAAATGCTCACTGCTGGACAttgctgtttgcttttcttAGCTGCAGGTCaaagagagcaggaggaagaaaatTGGACTATAAAGAAGAATAGGAAAGATGAAAAATGCCCTCTAATGGCCCAGGCAATCTCTTCCCCCTCACAACAGCCAAGTTAAGAGGCCACAGAATTGTTTCCCCTTCTTTCAAAAGAATCTGGAAAAAGCAGTGTTGTGTAAAGAAGCAAAAAGTCTCTGTACCTCAGTTGATATGGGACGAAGATGAGGCTGAGCTGGGGGTTGCACAGAGCGAGCAGTCCAGGCACAGTGATGAAGCCGGGATGAAAAGGGGTGAGGCATGGATTAGGGGTATCCACTGGGGGGGCTCTTCTATAAATACTGGCCTTCTTATTAACAGTAATCTCTGTGGAGAATGGACATGCTCCACTGCATCATCCTGTACCTTTTAAGGGAGCTGATGGTGTGCAGATCACTAAGCCTTTGAACTGACTTAATCAGTGTTGCTTTATCccagaaaagcagaaaagaaatgtgaaatgcaCTTTAGAGAAAGACGACAGACATGATAAACTACTGTGCACTTCATATCAATGCCATGTCATCAAGCCAAAATGATTGATGACCATCAATTTCACATGAATATACATCAAAAAGTGAAAGCCTTTGAGCCTAAAGATGCAAAACCTTTTCTTTATCATGCACAACTATCACTTTGGACATTGCTTCTACAGAAGAGATAGTTTGCCATTTGAATGCTGTGACATGTCTGGACACACTTGTGGCCTTTGTCAGTGCCTGCTACACACCCAAGCAGTTGCAGATGGCATATGAGAGGTAGGTGCCAGCAGCTTTGTGGTTGCCAGGTACTGAACTATATTGCCAGGACCTCTCAGTGGCTATTGAGAGCGCCTTGGCAGCACTTCAGAAGGGGGAGGCTGCAGGCCTGTTGATGTTCAATCCATCCACAGCTAaataaaggaggaggagcagaaacaaCAGTTTGATGGGGACCATCTTGTTGATAGTGATACTGTTATAAGATCATTAGAAACCCAAGTATGTTTCAGTGGGACAAAAGCTCA
This is a stretch of genomic DNA from Scomber japonicus isolate fScoJap1 chromosome 16, fScoJap1.pri, whole genome shotgun sequence. It encodes these proteins:
- the fhl5 gene encoding four and a half LIM domains protein 5, with the protein product MSSSEHFDCHYCKDSLLGKKYIMKEDTQYCTKCYENLFANCCDGCSSPIGCNCKDLSYKDRHWHEQCFNCAKCNRSLVEKAFAAKDDLLLCTECYALDYSSKCTTCKKTVMPGSRKMEYKGNSWHETCFLCHRCQQPIGTKSFIPKDAGYFCVPCFEKQFAYQCCACKKAITTGGVTYQEKPWHRECFLCIGCRKQLSGQRFTSKENYPYCLGCFSNLYAKKCVGCTKPITSLAGAKYISFEERQWHSECFTCMHCAMSLVGRGFLTQRDNILCTDCGREK